A single window of Paroedura picta isolate Pp20150507F chromosome 8, Ppicta_v3.0, whole genome shotgun sequence DNA harbors:
- the OPA1 gene encoding dynamin-like GTPase OPA1, mitochondrial isoform X2 — MWRARAAAVTCVLCRNVTSGTRGTRGRSPLLKLRLVSRSVHHSTYSLSKYQRFSLRTSVQQFSTFSRLPLHKSKLHVKYGFQPHRNFWLARVASRLLKLRYIVLGSAVGGGYTAKKTFDQWKDMIPDLSEYKWIVPDFIWELDEYIDFDKLSKALPESEELMKLLPDLDKIGESFGSLRDFFTPGSPGETSFRATDQGGESEKQFKKGLLGELIHLQQQIQRHEEEVRRATVDPGGSGPSQQKRKVSDKEKVDQLQEELLRTQLKYQRMLERLEKENKELRKIVLQKDDKGIHQRKLKKSLIDMYSEVLDILSDYDASYNTQDHLPRVVVVGDQSAGKTSVLEMIAQARIFPRGSGEMMTRSPVMVTLSEGPHHVAMFKDSSREFDLTKDEDLAALRNEIEVRMRKSVKEGYTVSAQTISLNVKGPGLQRMVLVDLPGVISTVTSGMAPDTKETIFSISKAYMQNPNAIILCIQDGSVDAERSIVTDLVSQMDPQGKRTIFVLTKVDLAEKNVASPSRIQQIIEGKLFPMKALGYFAVVTGKGNSSESIESIREYEEEFFQNSKLLKKCMLKAHQVTTRNLSLAVSDCFWKMVRESVEQQADAFKATRFNLETEWKNNYPRLRELDRNELFEKAKNEILDEVISLSQVTPKHWEEILQKSLWERVSTHVIENIYLPAAQTMNSGTFNTTVDIKLKQWTDKQLPTKAVEVAWETLQEEFSRFMTEQKGKEHDDIFDKLKQAVKEESIKRHKWNERAEDSLRVIQHNALEDRSISDKQQWDAAIQFMEETLQSRLKDTESVIEDMVGPDWKKRWLYWVSRTKEQVIRNETKNELEKMMKCNEEHPAYLANDEVTTVRKNLEARGVAVDPCLIKDTWHQVYRRHFLKGALSHCNLCRRGFYYYQRHFVDSELECNDVVLFWRIQRMLSITGNTLRQQLANTEVRRLEKNVKEVLEDFAEDYEKKVKLITGKRVQLAEDLKKVREIQEKLEAFIEALHQEEK; from the exons ATGTGGCGGGCCCGGGCGGCGGCGGTGACctg CGTTCTCTGTCGAAACGTAACCAGCGGCACCCGTGGAACAAGAGGGAGGTCACCATTGCTGAAACTGCGTCTTGTTTCCCGAAGTGTTCATCATTCCACCTACTCACTCTCTAAGTATCAAAGGTTTTCATTACGAACGTCAGTTCAGCAATTCTCCACTTTCAGCCGTCTTCCCTTACACAAGTCCAAGCTGCACGTGAAGTACGGCTTCCAACCTCACAGGAACTTTTGGCTAGCTAGGGTGGCTTCAAGGCTGCTAAAGCTTCGCTACATCGTGTTGGGATCTGCTGTAGGCGGTGGCTATACTGCCAAAAAG ACATTCGACCAGTGGAAGGACATGATTCCTGACCTCAGCGAGTACAAGTGGATTGTGCCCGACTTCATATGGGAACTTGACGAATACATTGATTTCG ACAAACTCAGCAAAGCTCTTCCTGAGTCTGAAGAACTTATGAAGCTGCTGCCCGACTTGGACAAGATCGGAGAGAGCTTTGGCTCCCTGAGGGACTTCTTCACACCTG GTTCTCCGGGGGAGACGTCATTCAGAGCAACAGATCAGGGAGGCGAGAGTGAGAAGCAGTTCAAGAAG GGCCTGCTTGGCGAACTCATTCACTTGCAGCAGCAAATCCAGCGGCACGAAGAGGAAGTCCGCAGAGCCACTGTGGACCCAGGTGGCTCAGGCCCCTCCCAGCAGAAGCGAAAG GTGTCTGACAAGGAAAAGGTCGACCAGCTCCAAGAGGAACTTCTGCGCACGCAG CTGAAATACCAACGGATGCTTGAGCGTTTGGAGAAGGAGAATAAAGAGCTAAGAAAGATTGTATTGCAGAAAGATGACAAAGGCATTCATCAAAGGAAGCTGAAG AAATCTTTGATTGACATGTATTCCGAAGTCCTGGACATTCTGTCAGATTATGATGCCAGCTACAACACCCAGGATCACCTGCCGCGG GTCGTCGTGGTTGGAGACCAGAGTGCTGGGAAGACCAGTGTCCTTGAGATGATAGCCCAGGCCCGGATCTTCCCTCGTGGCTCTGGAGAAATGATGACCCGGTCCCCGGTCATG GTCACCCTCAGTGAAGGCCCTCACCACGTGGCGATGTTCAAAGACAGCTCTCGAGAGTTCGACCTGACCAAAGACGAAGAC CTGGCAGCCCTGAGGAACGAGATCGAGGTCCGGATGAGGAAGAGTGTGAAAGAAGGCTACACAGTCAGCGCCCAG ACCATCTCCCTCAACGTGAAAGGTCCTGGCCTGCAAAGGATGGTGCTGGTGGATTTGCCGGGCGTCATTAGC ACGGTGACCTCCGGGATGGCCCCAGACACCAAGGAAACCATCTTCAGCATAAGCAAAGCCTACATGCAGAACCCCAACGCCATCATCCTGTGCATTCAAG ATGGGTCTGTGGATGCCGAACGCAGCATCGTCACCGACCTGGTCAGCCAGATGGACCCACAGGGGAAAAGGACGATCTTTGTCTTGACCAAGGTGGACCTGGCAGAGAAAAATGTGGCCAGTCCAAGCAGG ATCCAGCAGATCATTGAAGGCAAACTCTTCCCCATGAAGGCTCTTGGGTATTTCGCGGTTGTGACCGGAAAAG GAAATAGCAGTGAGAGTATTGAGTCTATCAGAGAGTATGAAGAGGAATTTTTCCAGAACTCCAAGCTGCTGAA GAAATGCATGCTGAAGGCCCACCAGGTGACCACACGGAACCTGAGCCTGGCTGTGTCAGACTGCTTTTGGAAGATGGTGCGAGAGTCTGTGGAGCAACAAGCCGATGCTTTTAAAG CCACACGTTTTAATTTGGAGACGGAGTGGAAGAACAATTATCCCCGCTTGCGAGAACTCGACCGG AATGAGCTATTTGAAAAAGCAAAGAACGAAATCCTTGACGAAGTCATCAGCTTGAGCCAGGTGACACCAAAGCACTG GGAAGAGATTCTCCAGAAGTCTTTGTGGGAGAGGGTCTCAACACACGTGATCGAGAACATCTACCTTCCAGCAGCACAGACCATGAATTCGGGCACGTTTAACACCACGGTGGACATCAAGCTGAAGCAGTGGACAGACAAGCAGCTGCCCACCAAAGCCGTGGAG GTTGCCTGGGAGACTCTGCAGGAGGAATTCTCTCGCTTCATGACCGAGCAGAAGGGCAAAGAACACGACGACATTTTTGACAAACTGAAGCAAGCGGTTAAAGAGGAGAGCATCAAGCGGCACAAGTGGAACGAGAGGGCAGAAGACAGCCTG AGAGTGATCCAGCACAATGCCTTGGAAGACCGCTCCATCTCCGACAAGCAGCAGTGGGACGCCGCCATTCAGTTCATGGAGGAGACACTTCAGAGTCGCCTGAAAGACA CTGAGTCGGTTATTGAAGATATGGTGGGCCCAGACTGGAAGAAAAGATGGCTCTACTGGGTGAGCCGCACTAAAGAACAG GTCATtcgaaatgaaacaaaaaacgAACTTGAGAAGATGATGAAGTGCAACGAAGAGCATCCAGCGTACCTTGCAAACGATGAGGTCACGACAGTCCGGAAGAATCTCGAAGCCCGAGGAGTGGCAGTAGATCCGTGCTTG ATCAAAGACACCTGGCATCAGGTGTACAGGCGGCATTTCCTGAAGGGGGCCCTGAGTCACTGCAATCTCTGCCGGAGAGGCTTCTATTACTACCAGAGGCATTTTGTAGATTCAGAG CTTGAATGCAATGATGTGGTCCTGTTCTGGCGTATCCAGCGCATGCTGTCCATCACTGGGAACaccttgaggcagcagctggccaaCACAGAAG TGAGGCGCCTGGAGAAGAATGTGAAAGAGGTGCTGGAGGACTTTGCGGAGGACTATGAGAAGAAGGTGAAATTAATAACTGGGAAAAGAGTCCAGCTGGCCGAGGACCTCA
- the OPA1 gene encoding dynamin-like GTPase OPA1, mitochondrial isoform X1 → MWRARAAAVTCVLCRNVTSGTRGTRGRSPLLKLRLVSRSVHHSTYSLSKYQRFSLRTSVQQFSTFSRLPLHKSKLHVKYGFQPHRNFWLARVASRLLKLRYIVLGSAVGGGYTAKKTFDQWKDMIPDLSEYKWIVPDFIWELDEYIDFDKLSKALPESEELMKLLPDLDKIGESFGSLRDFFTPGYNLVSEVIGASDLLLLLGSPGETSFRATDQGGESEKQFKKGLLGELIHLQQQIQRHEEEVRRATVDPGGSGPSQQKRKVSDKEKVDQLQEELLRTQLKYQRMLERLEKENKELRKIVLQKDDKGIHQRKLKKSLIDMYSEVLDILSDYDASYNTQDHLPRVVVVGDQSAGKTSVLEMIAQARIFPRGSGEMMTRSPVMVTLSEGPHHVAMFKDSSREFDLTKDEDLAALRNEIEVRMRKSVKEGYTVSAQTISLNVKGPGLQRMVLVDLPGVISTVTSGMAPDTKETIFSISKAYMQNPNAIILCIQDGSVDAERSIVTDLVSQMDPQGKRTIFVLTKVDLAEKNVASPSRIQQIIEGKLFPMKALGYFAVVTGKGNSSESIESIREYEEEFFQNSKLLKKCMLKAHQVTTRNLSLAVSDCFWKMVRESVEQQADAFKATRFNLETEWKNNYPRLRELDRNELFEKAKNEILDEVISLSQVTPKHWEEILQKSLWERVSTHVIENIYLPAAQTMNSGTFNTTVDIKLKQWTDKQLPTKAVEVAWETLQEEFSRFMTEQKGKEHDDIFDKLKQAVKEESIKRHKWNERAEDSLRVIQHNALEDRSISDKQQWDAAIQFMEETLQSRLKDTESVIEDMVGPDWKKRWLYWVSRTKEQVIRNETKNELEKMMKCNEEHPAYLANDEVTTVRKNLEARGVAVDPCLIKDTWHQVYRRHFLKGALSHCNLCRRGFYYYQRHFVDSELECNDVVLFWRIQRMLSITGNTLRQQLANTEVRRLEKNVKEVLEDFAEDYEKKVKLITGKRVQLAEDLKKVREIQEKLEAFIEALHQEEK, encoded by the exons ATGTGGCGGGCCCGGGCGGCGGCGGTGACctg CGTTCTCTGTCGAAACGTAACCAGCGGCACCCGTGGAACAAGAGGGAGGTCACCATTGCTGAAACTGCGTCTTGTTTCCCGAAGTGTTCATCATTCCACCTACTCACTCTCTAAGTATCAAAGGTTTTCATTACGAACGTCAGTTCAGCAATTCTCCACTTTCAGCCGTCTTCCCTTACACAAGTCCAAGCTGCACGTGAAGTACGGCTTCCAACCTCACAGGAACTTTTGGCTAGCTAGGGTGGCTTCAAGGCTGCTAAAGCTTCGCTACATCGTGTTGGGATCTGCTGTAGGCGGTGGCTATACTGCCAAAAAG ACATTCGACCAGTGGAAGGACATGATTCCTGACCTCAGCGAGTACAAGTGGATTGTGCCCGACTTCATATGGGAACTTGACGAATACATTGATTTCG ACAAACTCAGCAAAGCTCTTCCTGAGTCTGAAGAACTTATGAAGCTGCTGCCCGACTTGGACAAGATCGGAGAGAGCTTTGGCTCCCTGAGGGACTTCTTCACACCTG GTTACAATTTGGTTAGTGAAGTCATAGGAGCTTCTGATCTACTTCTGTTGTTAG GTTCTCCGGGGGAGACGTCATTCAGAGCAACAGATCAGGGAGGCGAGAGTGAGAAGCAGTTCAAGAAG GGCCTGCTTGGCGAACTCATTCACTTGCAGCAGCAAATCCAGCGGCACGAAGAGGAAGTCCGCAGAGCCACTGTGGACCCAGGTGGCTCAGGCCCCTCCCAGCAGAAGCGAAAG GTGTCTGACAAGGAAAAGGTCGACCAGCTCCAAGAGGAACTTCTGCGCACGCAG CTGAAATACCAACGGATGCTTGAGCGTTTGGAGAAGGAGAATAAAGAGCTAAGAAAGATTGTATTGCAGAAAGATGACAAAGGCATTCATCAAAGGAAGCTGAAG AAATCTTTGATTGACATGTATTCCGAAGTCCTGGACATTCTGTCAGATTATGATGCCAGCTACAACACCCAGGATCACCTGCCGCGG GTCGTCGTGGTTGGAGACCAGAGTGCTGGGAAGACCAGTGTCCTTGAGATGATAGCCCAGGCCCGGATCTTCCCTCGTGGCTCTGGAGAAATGATGACCCGGTCCCCGGTCATG GTCACCCTCAGTGAAGGCCCTCACCACGTGGCGATGTTCAAAGACAGCTCTCGAGAGTTCGACCTGACCAAAGACGAAGAC CTGGCAGCCCTGAGGAACGAGATCGAGGTCCGGATGAGGAAGAGTGTGAAAGAAGGCTACACAGTCAGCGCCCAG ACCATCTCCCTCAACGTGAAAGGTCCTGGCCTGCAAAGGATGGTGCTGGTGGATTTGCCGGGCGTCATTAGC ACGGTGACCTCCGGGATGGCCCCAGACACCAAGGAAACCATCTTCAGCATAAGCAAAGCCTACATGCAGAACCCCAACGCCATCATCCTGTGCATTCAAG ATGGGTCTGTGGATGCCGAACGCAGCATCGTCACCGACCTGGTCAGCCAGATGGACCCACAGGGGAAAAGGACGATCTTTGTCTTGACCAAGGTGGACCTGGCAGAGAAAAATGTGGCCAGTCCAAGCAGG ATCCAGCAGATCATTGAAGGCAAACTCTTCCCCATGAAGGCTCTTGGGTATTTCGCGGTTGTGACCGGAAAAG GAAATAGCAGTGAGAGTATTGAGTCTATCAGAGAGTATGAAGAGGAATTTTTCCAGAACTCCAAGCTGCTGAA GAAATGCATGCTGAAGGCCCACCAGGTGACCACACGGAACCTGAGCCTGGCTGTGTCAGACTGCTTTTGGAAGATGGTGCGAGAGTCTGTGGAGCAACAAGCCGATGCTTTTAAAG CCACACGTTTTAATTTGGAGACGGAGTGGAAGAACAATTATCCCCGCTTGCGAGAACTCGACCGG AATGAGCTATTTGAAAAAGCAAAGAACGAAATCCTTGACGAAGTCATCAGCTTGAGCCAGGTGACACCAAAGCACTG GGAAGAGATTCTCCAGAAGTCTTTGTGGGAGAGGGTCTCAACACACGTGATCGAGAACATCTACCTTCCAGCAGCACAGACCATGAATTCGGGCACGTTTAACACCACGGTGGACATCAAGCTGAAGCAGTGGACAGACAAGCAGCTGCCCACCAAAGCCGTGGAG GTTGCCTGGGAGACTCTGCAGGAGGAATTCTCTCGCTTCATGACCGAGCAGAAGGGCAAAGAACACGACGACATTTTTGACAAACTGAAGCAAGCGGTTAAAGAGGAGAGCATCAAGCGGCACAAGTGGAACGAGAGGGCAGAAGACAGCCTG AGAGTGATCCAGCACAATGCCTTGGAAGACCGCTCCATCTCCGACAAGCAGCAGTGGGACGCCGCCATTCAGTTCATGGAGGAGACACTTCAGAGTCGCCTGAAAGACA CTGAGTCGGTTATTGAAGATATGGTGGGCCCAGACTGGAAGAAAAGATGGCTCTACTGGGTGAGCCGCACTAAAGAACAG GTCATtcgaaatgaaacaaaaaacgAACTTGAGAAGATGATGAAGTGCAACGAAGAGCATCCAGCGTACCTTGCAAACGATGAGGTCACGACAGTCCGGAAGAATCTCGAAGCCCGAGGAGTGGCAGTAGATCCGTGCTTG ATCAAAGACACCTGGCATCAGGTGTACAGGCGGCATTTCCTGAAGGGGGCCCTGAGTCACTGCAATCTCTGCCGGAGAGGCTTCTATTACTACCAGAGGCATTTTGTAGATTCAGAG CTTGAATGCAATGATGTGGTCCTGTTCTGGCGTATCCAGCGCATGCTGTCCATCACTGGGAACaccttgaggcagcagctggccaaCACAGAAG TGAGGCGCCTGGAGAAGAATGTGAAAGAGGTGCTGGAGGACTTTGCGGAGGACTATGAGAAGAAGGTGAAATTAATAACTGGGAAAAGAGTCCAGCTGGCCGAGGACCTCA
- the OPA1 gene encoding dynamin-like GTPase OPA1, mitochondrial isoform X4 — protein sequence MWRARAAAVTCVLCRNVTSGTRGTRGRSPLLKLRLVSRSVHHSTYSLSKYQRFSLRTSVQQFSTFSRLPLHKSKLHVKYGFQPHRNFWLARVASRLLKLRYIVLGSAVGGGYTAKKTFDQWKDMIPDLSEYKWIVPDFIWELDEYIDFDKLSKALPESEELMKLLPDLDKIGESFGSLRDFFTPGSPGETSFRATDQGGESEKQFKKVSDKEKVDQLQEELLRTQLKYQRMLERLEKENKELRKIVLQKDDKGIHQRKLKKSLIDMYSEVLDILSDYDASYNTQDHLPRVVVVGDQSAGKTSVLEMIAQARIFPRGSGEMMTRSPVMVTLSEGPHHVAMFKDSSREFDLTKDEDLAALRNEIEVRMRKSVKEGYTVSAQTISLNVKGPGLQRMVLVDLPGVISTVTSGMAPDTKETIFSISKAYMQNPNAIILCIQDGSVDAERSIVTDLVSQMDPQGKRTIFVLTKVDLAEKNVASPSRIQQIIEGKLFPMKALGYFAVVTGKGNSSESIESIREYEEEFFQNSKLLKKCMLKAHQVTTRNLSLAVSDCFWKMVRESVEQQADAFKATRFNLETEWKNNYPRLRELDRNELFEKAKNEILDEVISLSQVTPKHWEEILQKSLWERVSTHVIENIYLPAAQTMNSGTFNTTVDIKLKQWTDKQLPTKAVEVAWETLQEEFSRFMTEQKGKEHDDIFDKLKQAVKEESIKRHKWNERAEDSLRVIQHNALEDRSISDKQQWDAAIQFMEETLQSRLKDTESVIEDMVGPDWKKRWLYWVSRTKEQVIRNETKNELEKMMKCNEEHPAYLANDEVTTVRKNLEARGVAVDPCLIKDTWHQVYRRHFLKGALSHCNLCRRGFYYYQRHFVDSELECNDVVLFWRIQRMLSITGNTLRQQLANTEVRRLEKNVKEVLEDFAEDYEKKVKLITGKRVQLAEDLKKVREIQEKLEAFIEALHQEEK from the exons ATGTGGCGGGCCCGGGCGGCGGCGGTGACctg CGTTCTCTGTCGAAACGTAACCAGCGGCACCCGTGGAACAAGAGGGAGGTCACCATTGCTGAAACTGCGTCTTGTTTCCCGAAGTGTTCATCATTCCACCTACTCACTCTCTAAGTATCAAAGGTTTTCATTACGAACGTCAGTTCAGCAATTCTCCACTTTCAGCCGTCTTCCCTTACACAAGTCCAAGCTGCACGTGAAGTACGGCTTCCAACCTCACAGGAACTTTTGGCTAGCTAGGGTGGCTTCAAGGCTGCTAAAGCTTCGCTACATCGTGTTGGGATCTGCTGTAGGCGGTGGCTATACTGCCAAAAAG ACATTCGACCAGTGGAAGGACATGATTCCTGACCTCAGCGAGTACAAGTGGATTGTGCCCGACTTCATATGGGAACTTGACGAATACATTGATTTCG ACAAACTCAGCAAAGCTCTTCCTGAGTCTGAAGAACTTATGAAGCTGCTGCCCGACTTGGACAAGATCGGAGAGAGCTTTGGCTCCCTGAGGGACTTCTTCACACCTG GTTCTCCGGGGGAGACGTCATTCAGAGCAACAGATCAGGGAGGCGAGAGTGAGAAGCAGTTCAAGAAG GTGTCTGACAAGGAAAAGGTCGACCAGCTCCAAGAGGAACTTCTGCGCACGCAG CTGAAATACCAACGGATGCTTGAGCGTTTGGAGAAGGAGAATAAAGAGCTAAGAAAGATTGTATTGCAGAAAGATGACAAAGGCATTCATCAAAGGAAGCTGAAG AAATCTTTGATTGACATGTATTCCGAAGTCCTGGACATTCTGTCAGATTATGATGCCAGCTACAACACCCAGGATCACCTGCCGCGG GTCGTCGTGGTTGGAGACCAGAGTGCTGGGAAGACCAGTGTCCTTGAGATGATAGCCCAGGCCCGGATCTTCCCTCGTGGCTCTGGAGAAATGATGACCCGGTCCCCGGTCATG GTCACCCTCAGTGAAGGCCCTCACCACGTGGCGATGTTCAAAGACAGCTCTCGAGAGTTCGACCTGACCAAAGACGAAGAC CTGGCAGCCCTGAGGAACGAGATCGAGGTCCGGATGAGGAAGAGTGTGAAAGAAGGCTACACAGTCAGCGCCCAG ACCATCTCCCTCAACGTGAAAGGTCCTGGCCTGCAAAGGATGGTGCTGGTGGATTTGCCGGGCGTCATTAGC ACGGTGACCTCCGGGATGGCCCCAGACACCAAGGAAACCATCTTCAGCATAAGCAAAGCCTACATGCAGAACCCCAACGCCATCATCCTGTGCATTCAAG ATGGGTCTGTGGATGCCGAACGCAGCATCGTCACCGACCTGGTCAGCCAGATGGACCCACAGGGGAAAAGGACGATCTTTGTCTTGACCAAGGTGGACCTGGCAGAGAAAAATGTGGCCAGTCCAAGCAGG ATCCAGCAGATCATTGAAGGCAAACTCTTCCCCATGAAGGCTCTTGGGTATTTCGCGGTTGTGACCGGAAAAG GAAATAGCAGTGAGAGTATTGAGTCTATCAGAGAGTATGAAGAGGAATTTTTCCAGAACTCCAAGCTGCTGAA GAAATGCATGCTGAAGGCCCACCAGGTGACCACACGGAACCTGAGCCTGGCTGTGTCAGACTGCTTTTGGAAGATGGTGCGAGAGTCTGTGGAGCAACAAGCCGATGCTTTTAAAG CCACACGTTTTAATTTGGAGACGGAGTGGAAGAACAATTATCCCCGCTTGCGAGAACTCGACCGG AATGAGCTATTTGAAAAAGCAAAGAACGAAATCCTTGACGAAGTCATCAGCTTGAGCCAGGTGACACCAAAGCACTG GGAAGAGATTCTCCAGAAGTCTTTGTGGGAGAGGGTCTCAACACACGTGATCGAGAACATCTACCTTCCAGCAGCACAGACCATGAATTCGGGCACGTTTAACACCACGGTGGACATCAAGCTGAAGCAGTGGACAGACAAGCAGCTGCCCACCAAAGCCGTGGAG GTTGCCTGGGAGACTCTGCAGGAGGAATTCTCTCGCTTCATGACCGAGCAGAAGGGCAAAGAACACGACGACATTTTTGACAAACTGAAGCAAGCGGTTAAAGAGGAGAGCATCAAGCGGCACAAGTGGAACGAGAGGGCAGAAGACAGCCTG AGAGTGATCCAGCACAATGCCTTGGAAGACCGCTCCATCTCCGACAAGCAGCAGTGGGACGCCGCCATTCAGTTCATGGAGGAGACACTTCAGAGTCGCCTGAAAGACA CTGAGTCGGTTATTGAAGATATGGTGGGCCCAGACTGGAAGAAAAGATGGCTCTACTGGGTGAGCCGCACTAAAGAACAG GTCATtcgaaatgaaacaaaaaacgAACTTGAGAAGATGATGAAGTGCAACGAAGAGCATCCAGCGTACCTTGCAAACGATGAGGTCACGACAGTCCGGAAGAATCTCGAAGCCCGAGGAGTGGCAGTAGATCCGTGCTTG ATCAAAGACACCTGGCATCAGGTGTACAGGCGGCATTTCCTGAAGGGGGCCCTGAGTCACTGCAATCTCTGCCGGAGAGGCTTCTATTACTACCAGAGGCATTTTGTAGATTCAGAG CTTGAATGCAATGATGTGGTCCTGTTCTGGCGTATCCAGCGCATGCTGTCCATCACTGGGAACaccttgaggcagcagctggccaaCACAGAAG TGAGGCGCCTGGAGAAGAATGTGAAAGAGGTGCTGGAGGACTTTGCGGAGGACTATGAGAAGAAGGTGAAATTAATAACTGGGAAAAGAGTCCAGCTGGCCGAGGACCTCA